The genomic window GCCATCGGCGATCGCGCGGATTTCAAGCGGGTGCATCTTGGTAAATTCGGCGACCTGGTCGAACGTCAGCGCGGTATTATCAACCAGCCACACGGCAGTCGCCTTCGGCATCAGCGGTGCATTGCTCATGGCAAATCTCCTTTACGCTTCGCCCGCCGGATTTTTTGGGGGTAAAGCTGTCTGGTCATCAGCGATGACGGGAATTCGTTCTTATATAGTCTGCTGAGGCCGGCCCGTGCAATGGTCCGGATTGGCCTTGACAGATGGGGGAGCACGGCCCCAAGTCCCGTGTGACCAGTCCTTAAAACCCTCGATTCCGGCTCAAAATAGACCCCTGAAGCGCAGAAACCATCCCTCACAGTCGTGCTTTGTTCGCCTCGGGGCTTTTGTGCCGGGGTCGTCCGGGCCATCGACACCGTCGAACGGGCCCTGAAGCTCTATGGCGCGCCGGTCTATGTTCGTCACGAGATCGTGCATAACCGCTATGTGGTCGAGAGCCTGCGGGAAAAAGGGGCTATTTTCGTCGCGGAACTCGACGAAATTCCCGATACCAACGCACCGGTGGTGTTTTCGGCCCACGGCGTGCCCAAGGCGATCCCGAGCGAGGCGGACAAGCGCAATTTCTTTACCCTGGACGCGACCTGCCCGCTGGTGACCAAGGTTCACCGCGAGGCGGCGATCCATTTCAAGCGTGGTCGTGAGATCATTTTGATCGGTCATGCCGGTCACCCTGAGGTGGTCGGAACCCTTGGCCAACTGCCCAGGGGCGCTGTGGTGCTCATTGAAACCATGGAAGCGGCCCAGACGTTCCAGCCGAAGGACGCGTCCAAGCTCGCTTTCGTTACCCAGACGACGCTGTCGATCGACGACACCAAGGAAATCGTCGCGGTGCTCAAAGAGCGCTTCCCGGATATCGATGGCCCGCACAAGGAAGACATCTGCTAC from Nitrobacteraceae bacterium AZCC 1564 includes these protein-coding regions:
- a CDS encoding 4-hydroxy-3-methylbut-2-enyl diphosphate reductase (product_source=KO:K03527; cog=COG0761; ko=KO:K03527; pfam=PF02401; superfamily=51366; tigrfam=TIGR00216), yielding MLCSPRGFCAGVVRAIDTVERALKLYGAPVYVRHEIVHNRYVVESLREKGAIFVAELDEIPDTNAPVVFSAHGVPKAIPSEADKRNFFTLDATCPLVTKVHREAAIHFKRGREIILIGHAGHPEVVGTLGQLPRGAVVLIETMEAAQTFQPKDASKLAFVTQTTLSIDDTKEIVAVLKERFPDIDGPHKEDICYATTNRQLAVKKVAPNVDAMVVVGSPNSSNSQRLREVAEREGCTRSVLVQRASELDWSMFDGIERLGITAGASAPEVIVEEIMDAFAAHYKLSVETVSAAQENEFFPLPRPLRNDAAE